Proteins from one Halovivax limisalsi genomic window:
- a CDS encoding lysylphosphatidylglycerol synthase transmembrane domain-containing protein, with translation MGVQTPGAGSDRSTPRDRLVRLGRRYGPILGSLLLVGALVVVARRLGNGAVVDAVASADPMGLALAAVVYAASWPLRGRRYADLLSPLSAGVDTVLSTAAVFVSQAANLVVPARAGDPVRAYVVNRTSDVPYSAGIAALAVERLFDLLAITAIACGAVGWLLLGDGAEPATLVAATDRSETVVVAAGIVALLAVGLCFVLALVSRTRLGTRAGDWLRVRATGSTRLASAADWIRRFAGDVGRVIERPRTLFVVGASSLAIWLLDAATAVLVLLAVEPDLAGPSVIVVGSIAVSVGNLAKVLPLSQGGIGLYEAAFTAIVVALAPIGAGAALAAAILDHALKNVLTLCGGALAAFGLGLSAADVRTGSEPADGDRHTF, from the coding sequence ATGGGCGTTCAGACGCCGGGAGCCGGGTCCGACCGGTCGACGCCACGCGACCGCCTGGTGCGGCTCGGTCGGCGGTACGGACCGATTCTCGGTTCGCTGCTCCTGGTCGGCGCGCTCGTCGTCGTCGCGCGGCGGCTCGGAAACGGCGCCGTGGTCGACGCGGTGGCGAGCGCCGACCCGATGGGACTGGCTCTCGCCGCCGTCGTCTACGCCGCGTCGTGGCCGCTGCGCGGGCGCCGATACGCCGATCTGCTCTCGCCGCTTTCCGCCGGCGTCGACACTGTCCTGTCGACGGCGGCCGTTTTCGTGAGTCAGGCGGCGAACCTCGTCGTTCCGGCACGCGCGGGCGATCCCGTGCGCGCCTACGTCGTAAACCGCACGTCCGACGTCCCCTACAGTGCGGGGATCGCTGCCCTCGCCGTCGAACGGCTCTTCGATCTACTCGCGATCACCGCGATCGCCTGCGGCGCCGTCGGCTGGCTCCTGCTGGGCGATGGGGCCGAACCGGCGACGCTGGTCGCCGCGACCGATCGGTCGGAGACGGTCGTCGTCGCCGCCGGAATCGTGGCACTGCTGGCGGTCGGTCTCTGTTTCGTCCTCGCACTCGTGTCGCGGACGCGTCTCGGCACGCGGGCCGGGGATTGGCTGCGGGTACGAGCAACCGGATCGACGCGGCTTGCGAGCGCGGCCGACTGGATCCGCCGGTTCGCGGGAGACGTCGGGCGAGTGATCGAACGCCCGCGAACGCTGTTCGTCGTCGGCGCGTCGAGCCTCGCGATCTGGCTCCTCGACGCCGCGACGGCCGTCCTGGTGCTGCTCGCCGTCGAACCCGACCTCGCGGGGCCGTCGGTGATCGTCGTGGGGTCGATCGCGGTGAGCGTCGGGAACCTCGCGAAGGTCCTCCCGCTCTCGCAGGGCGGGATCGGCCTCTACGAGGCGGCGTTCACCGCGATCGTGGTCGCCCTCGCGCCGATCGGCGCGGGGGCGGCGCTCGCGGCGGCCATCCTCGATCACGCGCTGAAGAACGTCCTCACGTTGTGTGGTGGTGCACTCGCCGCGTTCGGGCTCGGTCTCTCCGCCGCGGACGTCCGAACGGGTTCGGAGCCGGCCGACGGCGATCGGCACACTTTTTAG
- a CDS encoding ABC transporter permease has product MRVRERVANAVDRADGDSAGSAADVGLVLLAAAIAAVLTLPLLWLVFDAARLGTRALELAVDPQTIEVLVRSVGLVAIVTGGSVLLGVPLALLTVQGAIPFARFWTVLVALPLAIPSYLGAFAFVSAFGPRGELVGFLAPLGVAALPSVYGFAGAAFVLTLYTYPYVFLTTRASLLSMDGSLVEAARTLNAGRWEAFRRVTLPQILPGIAAGALLVALYALADFGTPNIMRVEVFTQFIYARQKAHDLDYAALLSLQLLTVTAIILALESRIGADDAGAYESGGSRGSADLDLGIWRYLALALPITVVLLAIVLPVAIYWMWLHTGGPGYEIGRLTFDWEYGFNSAYVAALAAAASILVALPIAIGSATSGSRVAALADRVPYVGFATPGIVLAVALLGFTLDVLPSIYKTVPLLIFAYVVRFMPQAIGSIRTSTRQVDRTLVEAARTLGRSRLAAFRSVTLPLIIPGVAAGAALVFLTTMKELPATLMLRPLGFDTLVTYIWRVEETGHYGQAAVPALVLVGISGLSMVVILARDGR; this is encoded by the coding sequence ATGAGGGTTCGGGAACGCGTCGCGAACGCGGTCGACCGAGCGGACGGCGATAGCGCCGGCAGCGCCGCCGACGTCGGACTCGTCCTGCTCGCCGCGGCCATCGCGGCCGTTCTCACGCTCCCGCTGCTCTGGCTGGTGTTCGACGCCGCCAGACTCGGCACGCGTGCGCTCGAACTCGCCGTCGATCCGCAGACGATCGAGGTCCTCGTTCGGAGCGTCGGACTCGTCGCGATCGTGACCGGCGGGAGCGTCCTTCTCGGCGTTCCGCTCGCGCTGTTGACGGTGCAGGGGGCGATCCCGTTCGCCCGGTTCTGGACCGTCCTCGTCGCGCTGCCGCTCGCGATCCCGAGCTATCTCGGCGCGTTCGCGTTCGTCTCGGCGTTCGGCCCGCGGGGCGAACTCGTCGGCTTCCTCGCCCCGCTCGGTGTTGCGGCCCTGCCCTCGGTGTACGGCTTCGCCGGCGCCGCGTTCGTGTTGACGCTGTACACCTACCCCTACGTTTTCCTGACCACGCGAGCGTCCCTGCTGTCGATGGACGGCTCGCTCGTGGAGGCGGCCAGAACGCTCAACGCGGGTCGGTGGGAGGCGTTTCGCCGGGTCACGCTCCCGCAGATCCTGCCCGGCATCGCGGCCGGCGCGCTGCTCGTGGCGCTGTACGCGCTGGCGGACTTCGGCACGCCGAACATCATGCGGGTCGAGGTGTTCACCCAGTTCATCTACGCCCGACAAAAGGCCCACGACCTGGACTACGCCGCGTTGCTCTCGCTGCAGTTGCTGACGGTGACCGCGATCATCCTGGCGCTCGAATCGCGCATCGGCGCCGACGACGCCGGCGCGTACGAGAGCGGCGGGAGCCGCGGGAGCGCCGATCTCGACCTCGGGATCTGGCGGTACCTCGCGCTCGCGTTGCCGATCACGGTCGTCCTGCTGGCGATCGTGCTCCCGGTCGCCATTTACTGGATGTGGCTACACACGGGCGGACCCGGCTACGAGATCGGCCGGCTGACCTTCGACTGGGAGTACGGCTTCAATTCGGCCTACGTCGCGGCGCTGGCCGCCGCCGCCTCGATTCTGGTGGCGCTCCCGATCGCGATCGGGTCGGCGACCTCCGGCTCGCGGGTGGCCGCGCTGGCGGATCGGGTCCCCTACGTGGGATTCGCGACGCCGGGGATCGTCCTAGCGGTCGCGTTGCTCGGTTTCACCCTCGACGTGCTGCCGTCGATCTACAAGACCGTCCCGCTCCTGATATTCGCCTACGTGGTCCGGTTCATGCCGCAGGCGATCGGCTCGATCCGGACCTCGACGCGACAGGTCGACCGCACACTCGTCGAGGCCGCTCGCACGCTGGGGCGATCCCGGCTCGCGGCGTTTCGGTCGGTGACGCTCCCGCTGATCATCCCCGGCGTGGCGGCCGGCGCCGCGCTGGTGTTTCTCACGACGATGAAGGAGCTCCCGGCGACGCTCATGCTGCGCCCGCTCGGGTTCGACACGCTCGTGACGTACATCTGGCGGGTCGAGGAGACCGGCCACTACGGTCAGGCCGCGGTGCCGGCGCTCGTTCTCGTGGGGATCTCGGGGCTGTCGATGGTCGTGATACTCGCGCGGGACGGGAGGTGA
- a CDS encoding NAD-dependent epimerase/dehydratase family protein: MKPAVERVLVTGGAGFVGSHLTRRLLAEGVSVRVVDDCSNGDADQVPDAAELVETDLREPDALDGLLSDVDLVAHLAASKHVDTDRPYRQFHDNTRMTRTVLEAMADADVSALLYTSSSTVYGEAPRPTPEDYAPLEPISAYGASKLADESLLSASAHTQDLTVWNVRFANVVGPRLRGAVIPDFIEKLRADPETLTILGDGRQEKSYLHVEDCLDAIEHVVSHTDAPINTFNLGTRTTTSVDRIAAIVADEMGLDPAFEYTGGDRGWTGDVPKMRLSIEKLSALGWEPDRSSDEAVRTATRELLDEVRE; encoded by the coding sequence ATGAAACCAGCCGTGGAACGGGTCCTCGTGACGGGCGGTGCCGGCTTCGTCGGCTCGCACTTGACTCGCCGATTGCTGGCGGAGGGCGTGTCGGTCCGGGTGGTCGACGACTGTTCGAACGGCGACGCCGACCAGGTGCCGGACGCGGCCGAACTCGTCGAGACCGACCTCCGCGAACCGGACGCCCTCGACGGACTCCTATCCGACGTGGATCTGGTTGCACACCTGGCCGCGTCGAAACACGTCGACACCGACCGGCCCTACCGGCAGTTTCACGACAACACCCGCATGACGCGGACGGTGCTCGAAGCGATGGCGGACGCCGACGTCTCCGCGTTGCTCTACACCTCCTCCTCCACGGTCTACGGCGAGGCGCCGCGACCCACGCCGGAGGACTACGCGCCGCTGGAGCCGATCAGCGCCTACGGCGCGAGCAAACTCGCGGACGAATCGCTCCTCTCGGCCTCGGCGCACACGCAGGACCTGACCGTGTGGAACGTTCGGTTCGCGAACGTCGTCGGTCCGCGGCTGCGCGGGGCCGTGATTCCGGACTTCATCGAGAAACTGCGTGCGGATCCGGAGACGCTGACCATCCTCGGGGACGGCCGCCAGGAGAAGTCCTACCTCCACGTCGAGGACTGCCTGGACGCCATCGAGCACGTCGTCTCGCACACCGACGCGCCGATCAACACGTTCAACCTGGGCACCAGAACGACGACGTCCGTCGATCGGATCGCAGCCATCGTCGCCGACGAGATGGGCCTGGATCCGGCGTTCGAGTACACCGGCGGCGATCGCGGCTGGACCGGGGACGTCCCGAAGATGCGCCTCTCGATCGAGAAGCTCTCGGCCCTCGGCTGGGAGCCCGACCGCTCGAGCGACGAAGCGGTCAGGACGGCTACGCGGGAGTTGCTCGACGAAGTGCGGGAGTGA
- a CDS encoding extracellular solute-binding protein, whose amino-acid sequence MDDDTNRILSRRRALQACSAVGVASIAGCNQLLGEDDDQSVAIPSLAEFRGSGSLVEGRPAPGGTSIEDLPDLSGDLALYIGGGEGGIYYEFVEMLQNMYSDFEVHPTDNDSASLAQSIVQEVDAGATQADVFWSIDASSLGYVAENDAYEPLSDEAVDAVGNDQFVGDDNAWAGVAGRARAVPYNTDELSESDIPDTVQDFPDFEPFQGSMGWAPTYGAFKSFVTAMRLLRGDDETRQWLAAMKDAGTERYGNEYAVSEAVADGSLYGGFANHYYAMRVKNGRPDAPIDLAFTEGDAGALINIAGALKIEGTERGDLVDDFVRHLLSAEAQEYFATISFAYPMIEGVEPVGGLPTVDELNPPEIDLAELSDLEPTLELMDEAGVSG is encoded by the coding sequence ATGGACGACGATACAAACCGAATCTTGTCGCGCCGGCGCGCGCTACAGGCCTGTTCGGCGGTCGGTGTGGCATCGATTGCGGGTTGCAACCAACTGCTCGGCGAGGACGACGACCAGTCCGTCGCCATCCCGTCGCTCGCGGAGTTCCGGGGCTCGGGATCGCTGGTGGAAGGGCGACCGGCACCGGGCGGTACCTCGATCGAGGACCTGCCGGACCTCTCCGGCGACCTGGCACTCTACATCGGCGGCGGCGAGGGTGGCATCTACTACGAGTTCGTGGAGATGCTCCAGAACATGTACTCGGACTTCGAGGTCCACCCGACCGACAACGACTCCGCGTCGCTGGCCCAGAGCATCGTCCAGGAGGTCGACGCCGGCGCGACGCAGGCCGACGTGTTCTGGTCGATCGACGCCAGTTCGCTCGGCTACGTCGCCGAAAACGACGCCTACGAGCCGCTGTCCGACGAGGCGGTGGACGCGGTCGGCAACGACCAGTTCGTCGGGGACGACAACGCGTGGGCCGGCGTCGCCGGCCGCGCCCGCGCCGTGCCGTACAACACCGACGAGCTGAGCGAATCCGACATCCCGGACACCGTCCAGGACTTCCCGGACTTCGAGCCCTTCCAGGGGTCGATGGGCTGGGCGCCGACCTACGGCGCGTTCAAGTCGTTCGTCACCGCGATGCGACTCCTCCGGGGAGACGACGAGACGCGCCAGTGGCTGGCCGCCATGAAAGACGCCGGGACCGAACGCTACGGCAACGAGTACGCCGTCTCGGAGGCGGTCGCCGACGGATCGCTGTACGGCGGCTTCGCGAACCACTACTACGCGATGCGGGTCAAGAACGGGCGGCCTGACGCCCCGATCGACCTGGCCTTCACCGAGGGCGACGCCGGGGCGCTGATCAACATCGCGGGCGCGCTGAAGATCGAGGGAACCGAGCGCGGCGACCTGGTCGACGACTTCGTCCGCCACCTGCTCTCGGCCGAGGCCCAGGAGTACTTCGCGACGATCAGCTTCGCCTACCCGATGATCGAGGGCGTCGAACCCGTCGGCGGCCTGCCGACGGTCGACGAGCTGAACCCGCCGGAGATCGACCTCGCGGAGCTCTCCGACCTCGAGCCGACCCTCGAACTGATGGACGAGGCCGGCGTCTCCGGATGA
- a CDS encoding alpha-1 4-glucan-protein synthase, giving the protein MAPDICVIVPTIREYECLRSYVENARTHGFDVSRLHFLLVTEDFCETDEMEAMLDDLGVSGEVFDGSRREAWYAEHGVEQFGHVVPAASHAETSFGLLYMWANEGFEYGVFIDDDTLPHEDVDFFGTHMTNLAFAGEIEEVASDENWVNVLYQNADEHGLYPRGYPYAAMDETVETGTAEVDAGQVVASQGLWTNVPDLDAVRILMDGDLQGQAETRTTRADFGDDFVAARGNYLTVCSMNLAFRREVIPAFYQLPMDDNAWDVGRFDDIWSGVFLKRACDVLGKRIYNGDPLCEHNKAPRSTFDDLNNEVPGLELNEHLWQLIDDVGDGADSYAAVFEAMGHELARGDWDEFTNGDFLTHVGEYMLDWLDCLATLRPSAGLENDRSAVLADD; this is encoded by the coding sequence ATGGCACCAGATATCTGCGTTATCGTCCCCACGATCAGGGAGTACGAGTGTTTGCGTTCCTACGTGGAGAACGCCCGAACTCACGGGTTCGACGTCTCGCGCCTGCACTTCTTGCTGGTCACGGAGGACTTCTGCGAGACCGACGAGATGGAGGCGATGCTCGACGATCTCGGCGTCTCTGGCGAGGTCTTCGACGGCAGCCGGCGCGAGGCGTGGTACGCCGAGCACGGCGTCGAGCAGTTCGGTCACGTCGTCCCCGCGGCGAGTCACGCCGAGACGAGCTTCGGCCTCCTCTATATGTGGGCGAACGAGGGTTTCGAGTACGGCGTCTTCATCGACGACGACACGCTCCCGCACGAGGACGTGGACTTCTTCGGCACCCACATGACGAACCTCGCGTTCGCGGGCGAGATCGAGGAAGTGGCCTCCGACGAGAACTGGGTCAACGTCCTCTACCAGAACGCCGACGAGCACGGCCTCTATCCGCGCGGCTATCCCTACGCCGCGATGGACGAGACGGTCGAGACGGGCACGGCCGAGGTCGACGCCGGCCAGGTCGTCGCCTCGCAGGGTCTCTGGACCAACGTGCCGGACCTCGACGCGGTCCGCATCCTGATGGACGGCGACCTGCAGGGACAGGCCGAGACCAGGACGACGCGGGCGGACTTCGGCGACGACTTCGTCGCCGCGCGCGGTAACTACCTCACCGTCTGCTCGATGAACCTCGCATTCCGGCGCGAGGTGATCCCGGCGTTCTACCAGCTGCCGATGGACGACAACGCGTGGGACGTCGGCCGGTTCGACGACATCTGGTCCGGCGTCTTCCTCAAGCGAGCCTGCGACGTGCTCGGGAAACGGATCTACAACGGCGACCCGCTCTGCGAGCACAACAAGGCCCCGCGCAGCACGTTCGACGACCTCAACAACGAGGTGCCGGGGCTCGAACTCAACGAGCACCTCTGGCAGCTGATCGACGATGTGGGCGACGGCGCCGACTCCTACGCCGCCGTCTTCGAGGCGATGGGCCACGAACTCGCGCGCGGGGACTGGGACGAGTTCACGAACGGCGATTTCCTGACCCACGTCGGCGAGTACATGCTCGACTGGCTGGACTGCCTGGCGACGCTCCGGCCGTCGGCCGGTCTCGAAAACGACCGCTCGGCGGTCCTCGCGGACGATTAA